The following proteins are co-located in the Carassius gibelio isolate Cgi1373 ecotype wild population from Czech Republic chromosome A21, carGib1.2-hapl.c, whole genome shotgun sequence genome:
- the LOC127941751 gene encoding protein Shroom3-like isoform X2 yields the protein MDTSFPGSNSAVIQKGKFVFVEAQLQGGAPWGFTLKGGLEHDEPLIISKVEEGGKASLLQHPLQAGDEVVIINELELSGWRQEAISLVKGSYKTLRLTVRRECCPGPLSPSRDGRCSGGVKLRIRNRRSEPGSRPHSWHSTKLGDVPQDSESMMQVTQGGVGAPWHQSYHSSASSTDLSGFESGFLRKSPDQYSSRGSMESLDHTHPAYSSCYQLSSSKSSSSIDHLHSKRDSAYSSFSTSSSIPEYLAAAPSFNKERSYSMENVPQREGMQQADIRYTRTVYDPQQGVSEEQEISSAGIMRSGDSRAQSRSGNVSGQICHRGSSSSGSNGSSGSTSSSQRHSVGPVWDPVHNRHSYENLKGAPAPPLRSDSYAAFRNHERPNSWSSLEHARSQRALHKGSWHHSSGSVATGKPSFGAEGQLHTVIEKSPESSPTTKPKQGFPQAAQPGRLMLPTGIYPVPPPEPHFAQIPTSNPGSGSVYPALAKESKHNHHCDRLVGPVKEDRVIIENGYQSNAPSSNLVQTNVSAQPKLSDRVQDGTQVKPVFYRPHLQPQMQKSQTPFVPQERRDPYTPVQPRGERPSFSLGMEDYDNYKPPQDEELNKCNEQSIHPDPGHTGKISQGHVAQTYRGNFTQTQGSDQIVKPSRCYSESSALQQKAQDLDHPLTRLENALAEVQRCASPESTTSQSSFQSERSMSVLEKVSHFERQQVKPRSHSSLSHNGSMARPSQTARPLSAKSSFSGLGDVRNMLESSNSSVPHGRTQSTSCMASYDGHMDVHQDSLTRRGSSDHVQHRQQQEPFVTHKTCLQRSKSTFQLGEGNGKDINRKGDIHDILGTIQDTSLNRAYRDSVKDAQSKVLRSTSFRRRDLNVNPPPVPAKHMSLERKGPSTNPKPATTSPHTPKERHVVPLEAPNRPTPPDLPSVPAVGPPVMRICGRKRFTMEQKKRSYSEPENMHEVGVVTQEPNQADRKVQQQFLASETSVADRRRMFEQVANRNTDPRFFSSKPDLKQMQQDALVEYIERKTGRRVDGHSNRPHSAYIQSASSSSADLRSLISTPSMCSLREPAYDGPTGGIRKASTLPAGMQSPFYPPNPTQPEVFGQQSQGTNPESHKSGPALTRHNLPQHLKAAFERATSARSSGRSASAEDLLDHSEERPVPQHFRSKSSPVENYSQDFLTRDLQMLRVSSKESSENRVLANTEQIQPSYSARTERSFQLNLGPVQQNAPVLRRERQRHSDRPRVQSASGLAASVGLPCPFTSPGTAASLDWHNGDRLCQPNLDSIAFPETGPQGLSGAPGMLRQNSSDTSTSEDTLKDFPCPPPHPEVTGSQLDSRLQTLPESPVSPAKPLLSLRISESNLQDVQSIAVSQDDDEVFLVPPPPSPPPPLLFRETEIMEELPPPPPLTPPVQKSLQHPGPLRPSSYENLTEATSHPEPERPSNDCTTPAVNPDITSAPLEQDASEILGVDGHLLSRRERTQAELLVETLARELVSHDRSLASLLDTWAGRTTLDLLEDIFPSHRTSSCCSRLSDRAEDGPDTPSQAAPRKMETNLDNEEAYLNQKKVELLQALRVSMRSLQGERDGLSEQQKRFTALGGSMEALVQERCKPNEKEKYLMFVGDLEKIVNLLLSLSARLARVENALNGLSDDDTAEERESLQLKRKQLCSQQEDARELKENLDRRERVVLDILAGYLSGPQLHDYQRYIRIKPALLIRQRHLDELIRQGEEQVQRLEETLPPEARPKDTDSALQTAHCFNSTHLPRPTTVTSL from the exons AGAGTGTTGTCCAGGTCCTCTCAGTCCTTCCAGAGACGGCAGATGCAGCGGAGGAGTAAAACTACGCATCAGAAACAG ACGGAGTGAGCCTGGATCTCGCCCTCATTCCTGGCATTCTACGAAGCTGGGTGACGTCCCTCAGGACTCAGAAAGCATGATGCAAGTCACCCAGGGTGGTGTGGGAGCCCCCTGGCACCAGAGCTACCACTCCAG TGCCTCAAGCACAGACTTATCAGGATTTGAGTCAGGATTCCTTAGGAAGAGCCCAGATCAGTACAGTTCCCGGGGCAGCATGGAGAGCCTAGATCACACTCACCCAGCCTACAGCTCCTGCTATCAACTATCATCATCAAAATCCTCCAGCAGCATTGATCACCTGCACAGCAAGCGGGATTCTGCATACAGTTCCTTTTCGACCAGCTCCAGTATCCCAGAGTATCTTGCGGCAGCTCCATCATTTAACAAAGAGAGGTCATATTCCATGGAGAACGTTCCACAGAGAGAAGGGATGCAGCAAGCTGACATTCGGTACACACGCACTGTGTACGACCCCCAACAGGGTGTGTCTGAAGAGCAAGAGATCAGCTCTGCAGGTATTATGAGATCCGGTGACAGCAGAGCACAGTCTAGAAGTGGGAATGTCTCAGGCCAGATCTGTCACCGTGGCAGTAGTAGTAGTGGAAGCAATGGGAGTAGTGGAAGCACCTCCAGCTCCCAACGCCACAGTGTTGGGCCAGTGTGGGATCCAGTGCACAACCGGCATTCCTATGAGAACCTTAAGGGGGCGCCAGCGCCTCCATTACGCAGTGACAGCTATGCAGCATTTCGCAATCATGAGCGTCCCAACTCTTGGTCGAGTCTTGAACATGCTCGGTCACAGCGGGCACTTCACAAGGGTTCCTGGCATCACTCAAGTGGTTCTGTGGCAACAGGAAAACCCTCGTTCGGGGCTGAAGGTCAGTTGCACACAGTCATAGAAAAGAGCCCCGAAAGTAGCCCTACTACCAAACCCAAACAGGGTTTTCCTCAGGCCGCACAACCCGGTCGCCTCATGTTACCCACTGGCATCTACCCTGTTCCACCTCCTGAGCCTCATTTTGCACAAATTCCAACCAGCAACCCTGGCTCTGGTAGTGTCTACCCAGCACTAGCCAAGGAGAGCAAGCACAACCATCACTGTGACCGCTTGGTTGGACCAGTGAAAGAGGACAGGGTCATCATTGAAAATGGATACCAAAGCAATGCTCCTAGCTCAAATCTGGTCCAAACAAATGTTTCGGCACAACCAAAGCTCTCTGATAGAGTGCAAGATGGCACTCAAGTCAAACCTGTTTTTTATCGGCCTCACTTGCAACCACAAATGCAGAAGTCACAAACACCATTTGTACCCCAGGAGAGGAGGGACCCTTACACCCCAGTGCAACCAAGAGGAGAGAGACCAAGTTTCTCACTTGGTATGGAGGATTACGACAATTACAAGCCACCTCAAGATGAagaactaaataaatgtaatgagcAAAGCATTCATCCAGACCCAGGACACACTGGGAAAATTTCACAGGGACATGTTGCTCAAACATACAGAGGAAACTTCACTCAAACTCAAGGAAGTGACCAAATAGTTAAACCTTCAAGGTGCTACAGTGAGTCTAGTGCTCTCCAGCAGAAAGCGCAAGACCTGGATCATCCCCTGACAAGACTGGAGAATGCACTTGCTGAGGTTCAACGATGTGCCAGTCCTGAGAGTACAACTAGTCAATCCAGTTTCCAAAGTGAGCGTAGCATGTCCGTGCTGGAGAAAGTAAGTCATTTTGAGAGACAGCAAGTCAAGCCTCGCAGTCATAGCAGCCTCTCCCACAATGGTTCTATGGCTCGTCCAAGCCAAACGGCGCGACCTTTAAGTGCCAAGAGCTCTTTCTCTGGATTAGGCGATGTGCGCAACATGTTGGAGAGCAGCAACAGCTCGGTCCCTCATGGGAGAACTCAAAGTACTTCTTGCATGGCAAGTTATGATGGACACATGGATGTGCATCAGGATTCCCTAACAAGACGTGGAAGTAGTGATCATGTCCAACATCGCCAGCAGCAAGAACCTTTCGTTACCCACAAGACCTGTCTTCAAAGAAGTAAGAGCACCTTTCAGCTTGGTGAAGGGAATGGAAAAGACATCAATAGGAAAGGTGACATTCATGACATATTAGGCACCATCCAAGACACATCTTTAAACAGAGCATACAGAGACAGCGTTAAAGATGCCCAGTCTAAAGTTCTAAGGTCAACTTCCTTCAGAAGACGTGACCTTAATGTTAACCCTCCACCAGTGCCAGCTAAACACATGTCTCTAGAACGAAAAGGACCCAGTACAAATCCCAAACCAGCTACAACATCCCCACACACTCCAAAGGAACGCCATGTTGTTCCTCTTGAAGCACCAAACAGACCCACTCCTCCAGATCTCCCCAGTGTCCCAGCTGTTGGGCCCCCAGTTATGCGGATCTGTGGACGCAAACGATTCACAATGGAGCAAAAGAAGCGATCATATTCTGAGCCTGAAAACATGCATGAAGTTGGAGTGGTGACTCAGGAACCCAATCAGGCTGACAGGAAGGTTCAACAGCAGTTTCTGGCAAGTGAAACGAGTGTTGCGGACAGGCGTAGGATGTTCGAGCAAGTGGCGAATCGTAACACTGATCCCAGATTTTTCTCCTCCAAGCCTGATTTGAAACAAATGCAACAAGATGCACTTGTTGAGTATATTGAACGCAAAACAGGTAGAAGAGTAGATGGACATTCAAACCGCCCACATAGTGCTTATATTCAGTCTGCTTCTTCCTCTTCTGCTGACTTGCGAAGCCTAATCTCCACCCCAAGTATGTGCTCTTTGCGAGAGCCAGCATACGATGGCCCCACTGGTGGTATACGTAAAGCCTCCACCCTTCCAGCAGGAATGCAAAGCCCCTTTTACCCCCCAAACCCCACACAGCCTGAGGTTTTTGGCCAGCAGTCACAAGGCACAAATCCTGAATCTCACAAATCAGGCCCAGCCCTGACCAGACATAACCTTCCACAGCACTTGAAAGCCGCTTTTGAGAGAGCCACCTCTGCCAGAAGCTCAGGGAGGTCAGCTTCAGCGGAGGATTTGCTGGACCATAGTGAAGAACGTCCCGTTCCTCAGCACTTCCGCTCCAAGTCATCTCCAGTTGAGAACTATAGTCAG GACTTCTTAACCAGAGACCTTCAGATGTTGAGAGTTTCCTCCAAGGAATCCTCTGAAAACAG GGTGTTGGCGAACACAGAACAGATACAGCCATCATATTCAGCACGTACTGAGAGGAGTTTCCAGCTAAACCTGGGTCCTGTCCAGCAAAACGCACCTGTGTTGAGGCGCGAGCGTCAGAGACATTCAGACCGGCCTAGAGTGCAGAGTGCTTCTGGTCTGGCTGCGTCTGTGGGACTCCCGTGCCCTTTCACCTCTCCAGGCACTGCCGCCAGCCTCGACTGGCATAACGGAGACAGACTGTGTCAGCCCAACCTGGATTCGATTGCATTTCCCGAAACTGGCCCACAAGGCCTATCCGGAGCACCGGGAATGCTGCGGCAAAACTCCAGCGACACCAGCACTTCTGAAGACACTCTGAAGGACTTCCCGTGTCCACCTCCACACCCAGAGGTCACGGGGTCACAACTTGATTCAAGGCTCCAGACCCTTCCCGAGAGCCCGGTTTCCCCGGCAAAGCCTCTTCTCTCTCTTCGGATCTCAGAATCGAACCTTCAAGATGTTCAGAGTATAGCTGTGTCGCAAGATGATGATGAAGTGTTTTTAGTGCCTCCGCCACCATCTCCTCCTCCACCACTGCTCTTCAGAGAGACGGAGATTATGGAGGAGCTCCCGCCTCCTCCGCCTCTCACACCCCCAGTCCAGAAGTCTTTACAGCATCCAGGACCATTACGGCCCAGCAG TTATGAGAATCTGACGGAGGCTACATCTCATCCAGAGCCTGAGCGACCATCAAACGACTGCACGACTCCAGCGGTGAACCCTGACATCACCAGCGCTCCTCTAGAGCAGGACGCCTCTGAGATCCTGGGAGTCGACGGGCATCTTCTGTCCAGACGAGAGCGGACACAAGCCGAGCTGCTCGTGGAGACGTTAGCCCGAGAGCTGGTGAGCCACGACAGATCACTCGCCTCGCTCCTGGACACCTGGGCAGGAAGAACCACCCTGGATCTGCTGGAGGACATCTTCCCCTCACACAGGACGAGCAGTTGCTGCAGCCGTTTGAGTGACAG AGCTGAAGATGGTCCAGATACTCCCTCTCAGGCTGCTCCAAGAAAAATGGAAACCAACTTGGACAACGAAGAAGCTTACTTGAATCAGAAGAAG GTGGAGCTGTTGCAGGCGCTGCGGGTGAGCATGCGGTCGCTGCAGGGGGAGAGAGACGGGCTCTCGGAGCAGCAGAAGCGCTTCACGGCTCTGGGCGGCAGCATGGAGGCTTTAGTTCAGGAGCGCTGCAAACCCAATGAGAAAGAGAAGTACCTGATGTTCGTCGGAGACCTGGAGAAGATCGTCAACCTGCTGCTGTCTCTGAGCGCTCGACTCGCGCGCGTGGAGAACGCTCTCAACGGCCTGAGCGACGACGACACTGCAGAGGAGAGG GAATCGCTGCAGCTGAAGAGGAAGCAGTTGTGCAGTCAACAGGAAGACGCTCGAGAGCTGAAGGAAAACCTGGACCGGCGCGAGCGAGTGGTTCTGGACATTCTGGCAGGTTACCTGAGCGGCCCGCAGCTGCACGACTACCAGCGTTACATCCGCATCAAACCTGCTCTTCTGATTCGCCAGCGCCACCTGGACGAGCTCATACGGCAGGGGGAGGAGCAAGTGCAGAGGCTGGAGGAGACCCTCCCCCCTGAGGCCCGCCCAAAGGACACTGACTCCGCCCTGCAAACGGCTCATTGTTTTAACTCCACCCACTTGCCACGTCCCACCACGGTGACCTCACTCTGA
- the LOC127941751 gene encoding protein Shroom3-like isoform X1 produces the protein MDTSFPGSNSAVIQKGKFVFVEAQLQGGAPWGFTLKGGLEHDEPLIISKVEEGGKASLLQHPLQAGDEVVIINELELSGWRQEAISLVKGSYKTLRLTVRRECCPGPLSPSRDGRCSGGVKLRIRNRRSEPGSRPHSWHSTKLGDVPQDSESMMQVTQGGVGAPWHQSYHSSASSTDLSGFESGFLRKSPDQYSSRGSMESLDHTHPAYSSCYQLSSSKSSSSIDHLHSKRDSAYSSFSTSSSIPEYLAAAPSFNKERSYSMENVPQREGMQQADIRYTRTVYDPQQGVSEEQEISSAGIMRSGDSRAQSRSGNVSGQICHRGSSSSGSNGSSGSTSSSQRHSVGPVWDPVHNRHSYENLKGAPAPPLRSDSYAAFRNHERPNSWSSLEHARSQRALHKGSWHHSSGSVATGKPSFGAEGQLHTVIEKSPESSPTTKPKQGFPQAAQPGRLMLPTGIYPVPPPEPHFAQIPTSNPGSGSVYPALAKESKHNHHCDRLVGPVKEDRVIIENGYQSNAPSSNLVQTNVSAQPKLSDRVQDGTQVKPVFYRPHLQPQMQKSQTPFVPQERRDPYTPVQPRGERPSFSLGMEDYDNYKPPQDEELNKCNEQSIHPDPGHTGKISQGHVAQTYRGNFTQTQGSDQIVKPSRCYSESSALQQKAQDLDHPLTRLENALAEVQRCASPESTTSQSSFQSERSMSVLEKVSHFERQQVKPRSHSSLSHNGSMARPSQTARPLSAKSSFSGLGDVRNMLESSNSSVPHGRTQSTSCMASYDGHMDVHQDSLTRRGSSDHVQHRQQQEPFVTHKTCLQRSKSTFQLGEGNGKDINRKGDIHDILGTIQDTSLNRAYRDSVKDAQSKVLRSTSFRRRDLNVNPPPVPAKHMSLERKGPSTNPKPATTSPHTPKERHVVPLEAPNRPTPPDLPSVPAVGPPVMRICGRKRFTMEQKKRSYSEPENMHEVGVVTQEPNQADRKVQQQFLASETSVADRRRMFEQVANRNTDPRFFSSKPDLKQMQQDALVEYIERKTGRRVDGHSNRPHSAYIQSASSSSADLRSLISTPSMCSLREPAYDGPTGGIRKASTLPAGMQSPFYPPNPTQPEVFGQQSQGTNPESHKSGPALTRHNLPQHLKAAFERATSARSSGRSASAEDLLDHSEERPVPQHFRSKSSPVENYSQDFLTRDLQMLRVSSKESSENRVLANTEQIQPSYSARTERSFQLNLGPVQQNAPVLRRERQRHSDRPRVQSASGLAASVGLPCPFTSPGTAASLDWHNGDRLCQPNLDSIAFPETGPQGLSGAPGMLRQNSSDTSTSEDTLKDFPCPPPHPEVTGSQLDSRLQTLPESPVSPAKPLLSLRISESNLQDVQSIAVSQDDDEVFLVPPPPSPPPPLLFRETEIMEELPPPPPLTPPVQKSLQHPGPLRPSSSYENLTEATSHPEPERPSNDCTTPAVNPDITSAPLEQDASEILGVDGHLLSRRERTQAELLVETLARELVSHDRSLASLLDTWAGRTTLDLLEDIFPSHRTSSCCSRLSDRAEDGPDTPSQAAPRKMETNLDNEEAYLNQKKVELLQALRVSMRSLQGERDGLSEQQKRFTALGGSMEALVQERCKPNEKEKYLMFVGDLEKIVNLLLSLSARLARVENALNGLSDDDTAEERESLQLKRKQLCSQQEDARELKENLDRRERVVLDILAGYLSGPQLHDYQRYIRIKPALLIRQRHLDELIRQGEEQVQRLEETLPPEARPKDTDSALQTAHCFNSTHLPRPTTVTSL, from the exons AGAGTGTTGTCCAGGTCCTCTCAGTCCTTCCAGAGACGGCAGATGCAGCGGAGGAGTAAAACTACGCATCAGAAACAG ACGGAGTGAGCCTGGATCTCGCCCTCATTCCTGGCATTCTACGAAGCTGGGTGACGTCCCTCAGGACTCAGAAAGCATGATGCAAGTCACCCAGGGTGGTGTGGGAGCCCCCTGGCACCAGAGCTACCACTCCAG TGCCTCAAGCACAGACTTATCAGGATTTGAGTCAGGATTCCTTAGGAAGAGCCCAGATCAGTACAGTTCCCGGGGCAGCATGGAGAGCCTAGATCACACTCACCCAGCCTACAGCTCCTGCTATCAACTATCATCATCAAAATCCTCCAGCAGCATTGATCACCTGCACAGCAAGCGGGATTCTGCATACAGTTCCTTTTCGACCAGCTCCAGTATCCCAGAGTATCTTGCGGCAGCTCCATCATTTAACAAAGAGAGGTCATATTCCATGGAGAACGTTCCACAGAGAGAAGGGATGCAGCAAGCTGACATTCGGTACACACGCACTGTGTACGACCCCCAACAGGGTGTGTCTGAAGAGCAAGAGATCAGCTCTGCAGGTATTATGAGATCCGGTGACAGCAGAGCACAGTCTAGAAGTGGGAATGTCTCAGGCCAGATCTGTCACCGTGGCAGTAGTAGTAGTGGAAGCAATGGGAGTAGTGGAAGCACCTCCAGCTCCCAACGCCACAGTGTTGGGCCAGTGTGGGATCCAGTGCACAACCGGCATTCCTATGAGAACCTTAAGGGGGCGCCAGCGCCTCCATTACGCAGTGACAGCTATGCAGCATTTCGCAATCATGAGCGTCCCAACTCTTGGTCGAGTCTTGAACATGCTCGGTCACAGCGGGCACTTCACAAGGGTTCCTGGCATCACTCAAGTGGTTCTGTGGCAACAGGAAAACCCTCGTTCGGGGCTGAAGGTCAGTTGCACACAGTCATAGAAAAGAGCCCCGAAAGTAGCCCTACTACCAAACCCAAACAGGGTTTTCCTCAGGCCGCACAACCCGGTCGCCTCATGTTACCCACTGGCATCTACCCTGTTCCACCTCCTGAGCCTCATTTTGCACAAATTCCAACCAGCAACCCTGGCTCTGGTAGTGTCTACCCAGCACTAGCCAAGGAGAGCAAGCACAACCATCACTGTGACCGCTTGGTTGGACCAGTGAAAGAGGACAGGGTCATCATTGAAAATGGATACCAAAGCAATGCTCCTAGCTCAAATCTGGTCCAAACAAATGTTTCGGCACAACCAAAGCTCTCTGATAGAGTGCAAGATGGCACTCAAGTCAAACCTGTTTTTTATCGGCCTCACTTGCAACCACAAATGCAGAAGTCACAAACACCATTTGTACCCCAGGAGAGGAGGGACCCTTACACCCCAGTGCAACCAAGAGGAGAGAGACCAAGTTTCTCACTTGGTATGGAGGATTACGACAATTACAAGCCACCTCAAGATGAagaactaaataaatgtaatgagcAAAGCATTCATCCAGACCCAGGACACACTGGGAAAATTTCACAGGGACATGTTGCTCAAACATACAGAGGAAACTTCACTCAAACTCAAGGAAGTGACCAAATAGTTAAACCTTCAAGGTGCTACAGTGAGTCTAGTGCTCTCCAGCAGAAAGCGCAAGACCTGGATCATCCCCTGACAAGACTGGAGAATGCACTTGCTGAGGTTCAACGATGTGCCAGTCCTGAGAGTACAACTAGTCAATCCAGTTTCCAAAGTGAGCGTAGCATGTCCGTGCTGGAGAAAGTAAGTCATTTTGAGAGACAGCAAGTCAAGCCTCGCAGTCATAGCAGCCTCTCCCACAATGGTTCTATGGCTCGTCCAAGCCAAACGGCGCGACCTTTAAGTGCCAAGAGCTCTTTCTCTGGATTAGGCGATGTGCGCAACATGTTGGAGAGCAGCAACAGCTCGGTCCCTCATGGGAGAACTCAAAGTACTTCTTGCATGGCAAGTTATGATGGACACATGGATGTGCATCAGGATTCCCTAACAAGACGTGGAAGTAGTGATCATGTCCAACATCGCCAGCAGCAAGAACCTTTCGTTACCCACAAGACCTGTCTTCAAAGAAGTAAGAGCACCTTTCAGCTTGGTGAAGGGAATGGAAAAGACATCAATAGGAAAGGTGACATTCATGACATATTAGGCACCATCCAAGACACATCTTTAAACAGAGCATACAGAGACAGCGTTAAAGATGCCCAGTCTAAAGTTCTAAGGTCAACTTCCTTCAGAAGACGTGACCTTAATGTTAACCCTCCACCAGTGCCAGCTAAACACATGTCTCTAGAACGAAAAGGACCCAGTACAAATCCCAAACCAGCTACAACATCCCCACACACTCCAAAGGAACGCCATGTTGTTCCTCTTGAAGCACCAAACAGACCCACTCCTCCAGATCTCCCCAGTGTCCCAGCTGTTGGGCCCCCAGTTATGCGGATCTGTGGACGCAAACGATTCACAATGGAGCAAAAGAAGCGATCATATTCTGAGCCTGAAAACATGCATGAAGTTGGAGTGGTGACTCAGGAACCCAATCAGGCTGACAGGAAGGTTCAACAGCAGTTTCTGGCAAGTGAAACGAGTGTTGCGGACAGGCGTAGGATGTTCGAGCAAGTGGCGAATCGTAACACTGATCCCAGATTTTTCTCCTCCAAGCCTGATTTGAAACAAATGCAACAAGATGCACTTGTTGAGTATATTGAACGCAAAACAGGTAGAAGAGTAGATGGACATTCAAACCGCCCACATAGTGCTTATATTCAGTCTGCTTCTTCCTCTTCTGCTGACTTGCGAAGCCTAATCTCCACCCCAAGTATGTGCTCTTTGCGAGAGCCAGCATACGATGGCCCCACTGGTGGTATACGTAAAGCCTCCACCCTTCCAGCAGGAATGCAAAGCCCCTTTTACCCCCCAAACCCCACACAGCCTGAGGTTTTTGGCCAGCAGTCACAAGGCACAAATCCTGAATCTCACAAATCAGGCCCAGCCCTGACCAGACATAACCTTCCACAGCACTTGAAAGCCGCTTTTGAGAGAGCCACCTCTGCCAGAAGCTCAGGGAGGTCAGCTTCAGCGGAGGATTTGCTGGACCATAGTGAAGAACGTCCCGTTCCTCAGCACTTCCGCTCCAAGTCATCTCCAGTTGAGAACTATAGTCAG GACTTCTTAACCAGAGACCTTCAGATGTTGAGAGTTTCCTCCAAGGAATCCTCTGAAAACAG GGTGTTGGCGAACACAGAACAGATACAGCCATCATATTCAGCACGTACTGAGAGGAGTTTCCAGCTAAACCTGGGTCCTGTCCAGCAAAACGCACCTGTGTTGAGGCGCGAGCGTCAGAGACATTCAGACCGGCCTAGAGTGCAGAGTGCTTCTGGTCTGGCTGCGTCTGTGGGACTCCCGTGCCCTTTCACCTCTCCAGGCACTGCCGCCAGCCTCGACTGGCATAACGGAGACAGACTGTGTCAGCCCAACCTGGATTCGATTGCATTTCCCGAAACTGGCCCACAAGGCCTATCCGGAGCACCGGGAATGCTGCGGCAAAACTCCAGCGACACCAGCACTTCTGAAGACACTCTGAAGGACTTCCCGTGTCCACCTCCACACCCAGAGGTCACGGGGTCACAACTTGATTCAAGGCTCCAGACCCTTCCCGAGAGCCCGGTTTCCCCGGCAAAGCCTCTTCTCTCTCTTCGGATCTCAGAATCGAACCTTCAAGATGTTCAGAGTATAGCTGTGTCGCAAGATGATGATGAAGTGTTTTTAGTGCCTCCGCCACCATCTCCTCCTCCACCACTGCTCTTCAGAGAGACGGAGATTATGGAGGAGCTCCCGCCTCCTCCGCCTCTCACACCCCCAGTCCAGAAGTCTTTACAGCATCCAGGACCATTACGGCCCAGCAG CAGTTATGAGAATCTGACGGAGGCTACATCTCATCCAGAGCCTGAGCGACCATCAAACGACTGCACGACTCCAGCGGTGAACCCTGACATCACCAGCGCTCCTCTAGAGCAGGACGCCTCTGAGATCCTGGGAGTCGACGGGCATCTTCTGTCCAGACGAGAGCGGACACAAGCCGAGCTGCTCGTGGAGACGTTAGCCCGAGAGCTGGTGAGCCACGACAGATCACTCGCCTCGCTCCTGGACACCTGGGCAGGAAGAACCACCCTGGATCTGCTGGAGGACATCTTCCCCTCACACAGGACGAGCAGTTGCTGCAGCCGTTTGAGTGACAG AGCTGAAGATGGTCCAGATACTCCCTCTCAGGCTGCTCCAAGAAAAATGGAAACCAACTTGGACAACGAAGAAGCTTACTTGAATCAGAAGAAG GTGGAGCTGTTGCAGGCGCTGCGGGTGAGCATGCGGTCGCTGCAGGGGGAGAGAGACGGGCTCTCGGAGCAGCAGAAGCGCTTCACGGCTCTGGGCGGCAGCATGGAGGCTTTAGTTCAGGAGCGCTGCAAACCCAATGAGAAAGAGAAGTACCTGATGTTCGTCGGAGACCTGGAGAAGATCGTCAACCTGCTGCTGTCTCTGAGCGCTCGACTCGCGCGCGTGGAGAACGCTCTCAACGGCCTGAGCGACGACGACACTGCAGAGGAGAGG GAATCGCTGCAGCTGAAGAGGAAGCAGTTGTGCAGTCAACAGGAAGACGCTCGAGAGCTGAAGGAAAACCTGGACCGGCGCGAGCGAGTGGTTCTGGACATTCTGGCAGGTTACCTGAGCGGCCCGCAGCTGCACGACTACCAGCGTTACATCCGCATCAAACCTGCTCTTCTGATTCGCCAGCGCCACCTGGACGAGCTCATACGGCAGGGGGAGGAGCAAGTGCAGAGGCTGGAGGAGACCCTCCCCCCTGAGGCCCGCCCAAAGGACACTGACTCCGCCCTGCAAACGGCTCATTGTTTTAACTCCACCCACTTGCCACGTCCCACCACGGTGACCTCACTCTGA